One Euphorbia lathyris chromosome 1, ddEupLath1.1, whole genome shotgun sequence DNA segment encodes these proteins:
- the LOC136221669 gene encoding protein Iojap, chloroplastic → MAASTALFVAGAGAVTHIFSESRRLACSESRFFRAHSKQSGSSWFSAHHLTHGKCLCKLPRTKKLKFKRCFAVREDSDDSFLSNVEDTDEMFDDLFDKYGKVVYTRNDQKSPSAEVDDDAESLSFAVAMARIASDVKAGDIRVLFVKPLVYWTRFFIIATAFSRPQIDAIASRIRDFAENKYGKVASGDVKPNSWTLLDFGDVVIHIFLPEQRGFYNLEEFYANATSIELPFENQPPYRN, encoded by the exons ATGGCAGCTTCCACCGCGCTTTTCGTCGCCGGCGCCGGAGCTGTGACTCATATCTTTAGTGAATCCCGGCGACTGGCTTGTTCTGAATCTAGGTTTTTTCGAGCGCACTCAAAACAGTCTGGTTCGTCGTGGTTCAGTGCGCATCATTTAACGCACGGCAAGTGTTTGTGTAAATTACCTAGAACCAAGAAGTTGAAATTCAAACGTTGCTTCGCTGTGCGCGAAGATTCAGATGATAGCTTCCTCTCA AATGTAGAAGATACAGATGAAATGTTTGATGACTTGTTCGATAAATATGGAAAGGTGGTATATACGAGAAATGACCAAAAGTCTCCAAGTGCAGAGGTTGATGATGATGCTGAAAGCTTATCAT TTGCTGTGGCGATGGCGAGGATAGCAAGTGATGTTAAAGCTGGAGATATAAGGGTTCTCTTTGTAAAGCCTCTCGTGTATTGGACTCGATTTTTCATAATAGCAACAGCTTTTTCACGCCCTCAGATTGATGCTATAGC GTCAAGAATTAGAGATTTTGCTGAGAACAAGTATGGAAAAGTTGCTTCAGGCGATGTAAAACCTAACTCATGGACATTGTTGGATTTTG GTGATGTAGTGATCCACATATTTCTCCCCGAGCAGAGAGGTTTCTACAACTTGGAAGAATTCTATGCCAATGCAACATCCATCGAACTCCCTTTCGAGAATCAACCACCATATCGGAATTAA